From Streptomyces sp. CMB-StM0423, a single genomic window includes:
- a CDS encoding carbonic anhydrase has protein sequence MTGTEDLLARRRGGAALAPLDPAARAPASKVAVLACMDARLGVEAMFALRPGDAHVIRNAGGCVTPDALDSLRLSQLRGGTREIVLVHHEDCAALDEPAADLVRCLDRLAASPRLPHRDVVRGFLYTRGGELREIRPGRAETPS, from the coding sequence ATGACCGGCACCGAGGACCTGCTCGCCCGGCGCCGGGGCGGTGCGGCCCTCGCCCCGCTCGATCCCGCCGCCAGGGCACCGGCCAGCAAGGTCGCCGTACTCGCCTGCATGGACGCCCGGCTGGGCGTGGAGGCCATGTTCGCGCTGCGGCCGGGCGACGCGCACGTCATCCGCAACGCGGGCGGGTGCGTCACCCCCGACGCGCTCGACTCGCTGCGGCTGAGCCAACTGCGCGGCGGCACACGCGAGATCGTGCTCGTCCACCACGAGGACTGCGCGGCCCTCGACGAACCGGCGGCCGACCTCGTGCGCTGCCTCGACCGGCTCGCGGCGAGTCCCCGGCTGCCCCACAGGGACGTGGTGCGCGGCTTCCTCTACACGCGCGGCGGCGAGCTGCGCGAGATCCGCCCCGGACGAGCGGAGACGCCCTCGTGA
- the sucD gene encoding succinate--CoA ligase subunit alpha: MAVFLTAASKVVVQGMTGAEGRRHTRRMLASGTAVVGGVNPRKAGTSVAFGDREVPVHGTVKEAVAATGADVSVVFVPPPYVKDAVDEAVDAGLGLVVVITEGVPVHDTVAFRARAEAAGVRLVGPNCPGLISPGLSNAGIIPADITGPGRIGLVSKSGTLTYQLMYELRDIGFSTCVGIGGDPVVGTTHIDCLRAFEADPDTELVVMIGEIGGDAEERAADYIKAHVTKPVVGYVAGFTAPEGKTMGHAGAIVSGSSGTAQAKQEALEAAGVKVGTTPSETARLAREALG, encoded by the coding sequence ATGGCAGTCTTCCTCACCGCGGCGAGCAAGGTCGTCGTCCAGGGCATGACCGGCGCCGAGGGCCGCAGGCACACCCGGCGGATGCTGGCGTCCGGCACCGCTGTCGTCGGCGGCGTCAACCCGCGCAAGGCGGGCACCAGCGTGGCGTTCGGCGACCGGGAGGTCCCGGTCCACGGCACCGTCAAGGAGGCCGTCGCCGCCACGGGCGCGGACGTGTCCGTCGTCTTCGTACCGCCGCCGTACGTCAAGGACGCCGTCGACGAGGCGGTCGACGCCGGGCTCGGGCTCGTCGTCGTCATCACCGAGGGCGTCCCCGTCCACGACACCGTCGCCTTCCGGGCCCGCGCCGAGGCCGCCGGCGTACGGCTCGTCGGCCCCAACTGCCCCGGGCTGATCTCCCCCGGCCTGTCCAACGCGGGCATCATCCCCGCGGACATCACCGGCCCCGGCCGGATCGGCCTGGTGTCGAAGTCCGGCACCCTCACGTACCAGTTGATGTACGAGCTGCGCGACATCGGCTTCTCCACCTGCGTCGGCATCGGCGGCGACCCGGTCGTCGGCACCACCCACATCGACTGCCTGCGCGCCTTCGAGGCCGACCCGGACACCGAACTCGTCGTGATGATCGGCGAGATCGGCGGCGACGCCGAGGAGCGGGCCGCGGACTACATCAAGGCCCACGTGACCAAGCCCGTCGTCGGCTACGTCGCCGGCTTCACCGCCCCCGAGGGCAAGACCATGGGCCACGCCGGCGCCATCGTCTCCGGCTCCTCGGGCACGGCCCAGGCGAAGCAGGAAGCGCTGGAGGCCGCCGGCGTGAAGGTCGGCACCACCCCGTCGGAGACGGCGCGGCTCGCCCGCGAGGCGCTGGGATGA
- the sucC gene encoding ADP-forming succinate--CoA ligase subunit beta, whose translation MDLFEYQARELFRRHGVPVPDAAVASDPAGVRAAARVLGSGTVVKAQVKTGGRGKAGGVRLAPDAAAAEAAARDILGMDIKGHRVDKVMVARTADVAAEFYVAYLLDRAAGTFLAMTSAEGGMDVEEVAAARPEALARIPVDPAEGVTGAVARRIAAAGGLPAAAVPVLVALWEVCTAEDALLVEVNPLVTTADGAVLALDGKVTLDDSAGFRHPEHAAYDVPDEAGSLEATARAKGLNYVKLDGRVGIVGNGAGLVMSTLDVVARNGAAPANFLDIGGGASADVMADGLGVILADPDVESVFVNVFGGITACDAVADGIVRALERIELTRPLVVRLDGNSAERGRQILAAARHPQVTQLDTMDGAAARAAAVPARS comes from the coding sequence ATGGATCTGTTCGAGTACCAGGCGCGGGAGTTGTTCCGCAGGCACGGCGTTCCCGTGCCCGACGCGGCGGTGGCATCGGACCCGGCGGGAGTCCGGGCGGCGGCCCGGGTGCTGGGGAGCGGGACGGTGGTCAAGGCCCAGGTGAAGACGGGCGGCCGGGGCAAGGCGGGCGGGGTGCGGCTCGCCCCGGACGCGGCGGCGGCCGAGGCCGCGGCGCGGGACATCCTCGGCATGGACATCAAGGGCCACCGGGTGGACAAGGTGATGGTCGCGAGGACCGCGGACGTCGCCGCCGAGTTCTACGTCGCGTACCTGCTGGACCGCGCCGCGGGCACGTTCCTGGCGATGACCTCGGCGGAGGGCGGCATGGATGTCGAGGAGGTCGCGGCGGCCCGTCCTGAGGCGCTGGCCAGGATCCCGGTGGACCCGGCCGAGGGCGTCACCGGGGCCGTGGCGCGGCGCATCGCCGCGGCCGGGGGGCTGCCCGCGGCGGCCGTGCCCGTACTGGTGGCGCTCTGGGAGGTGTGCACGGCGGAGGACGCGCTGCTGGTCGAGGTCAACCCGCTGGTCACCACCGCCGACGGCGCCGTCCTGGCGCTGGACGGCAAGGTGACCCTGGACGACAGCGCCGGCTTCCGGCACCCGGAGCACGCGGCGTACGACGTGCCGGACGAGGCCGGTTCGCTGGAGGCGACGGCGCGCGCGAAGGGGCTCAACTACGTCAAGCTCGACGGCCGGGTGGGCATCGTCGGCAACGGGGCGGGGCTCGTCATGTCGACGCTCGACGTGGTCGCCAGGAACGGCGCCGCGCCCGCCAACTTCCTCGACATCGGCGGCGGCGCCTCCGCCGACGTCATGGCCGACGGCCTCGGCGTGATCCTCGCCGACCCGGACGTGGAGTCCGTCTTCGTCAACGTCTTCGGCGGCATCACCGCCTGCGACGCGGTCGCCGACGGCATCGTGCGCGCGCTGGAGCGGATCGAGCTGACCCGCCCGCTGGTGGTCCGCCTCGACGGCAACAGCGCCGAGCGCGGCCGGCAGATCCTCGCCGCCGCCCGGCACCCCCAGGTCACCCAACTGGACACGATGGACGGCGCCGCCGCACGGGCGGCCGCCGTACCGGCAAGGAGCTGA
- a CDS encoding thiamine pyrophosphate-binding protein has protein sequence MSDGTSGNPGTPGDPDHISGGHLVAKALKSEGVEVIYTLCGGHIIDIYDGCVDEGIEVVDVRHEQVAAHAADGYARLTGKPGCAVVTAGPGTTDAVTGVANALRAESPMVLIGGQGALTQHKMGSLQDLPHVDMMAPITKFAATVPHTARVADMVSMAFRECYHGAPGPSFLEIPRDVLDAKVPADQARIPRAGHYRASTRSAGDPEAIEKLADLLVHAEKPAVLLGSQVWTTRGTAAAIDFVRALNVPAYMNGAGRGTLPPGDPHHYQLSRRYAFTEADLIVIVGTPFDFRMGYGRRLSPTATVVQIDLDYRTVGKNRDIDLGIVGDAGLVLAAAAQAASGRLNGGAAKRKEWLEELRAVEEKARAKRLPQLTSDASPIHPYRLVSEINDFLTEDSIYIGDGGDIVTFSGQVVQPRSPGHWMDPGPLGTLGVGVPFVLAAKQARPDKEVVTLFGDGAFSLTGWDFETLVRYDLPFVGIVGNNSSMNQIRYGQAAKYGVERERVGNTLGDVPYDEFARMLGGHGEEVRDPAEIGPALRRARESGKPSLVNVWVDPDAYAPGTMNQTMYK, from the coding sequence ATGTCCGACGGCACATCCGGCAACCCCGGCACCCCCGGAGACCCCGACCACATCTCCGGCGGCCACCTCGTCGCCAAGGCGCTCAAGTCAGAAGGCGTCGAGGTCATCTACACGCTCTGCGGCGGCCACATCATCGACATCTACGACGGCTGCGTCGACGAGGGCATCGAGGTCGTCGACGTACGGCACGAACAGGTGGCCGCGCACGCCGCCGACGGATACGCCCGGCTGACCGGCAAGCCCGGCTGCGCGGTCGTCACCGCGGGCCCCGGCACCACCGACGCGGTCACCGGCGTGGCCAACGCGCTGCGCGCCGAGAGCCCCATGGTGCTCATCGGCGGCCAAGGAGCCCTGACCCAGCACAAGATGGGCTCGCTCCAGGATCTACCGCACGTCGACATGATGGCGCCGATCACCAAGTTCGCCGCCACCGTGCCGCACACCGCACGGGTCGCGGACATGGTCTCCATGGCCTTCCGGGAGTGCTACCACGGCGCCCCCGGGCCGTCCTTCCTGGAGATCCCGCGCGACGTCCTCGACGCCAAGGTCCCGGCGGACCAGGCGCGCATCCCCCGCGCCGGCCACTACCGCGCCTCCACCCGCAGCGCCGGCGACCCCGAGGCCATCGAGAAGCTCGCCGACCTCCTCGTGCACGCCGAGAAGCCGGCTGTGCTGCTCGGCAGCCAGGTCTGGACGACCCGCGGCACCGCCGCCGCCATCGACTTCGTACGCGCCCTCAACGTGCCCGCGTACATGAACGGCGCCGGCCGCGGCACCCTGCCGCCCGGCGACCCGCACCACTACCAGCTCTCCCGCAGGTACGCCTTCACCGAGGCCGACCTCATCGTCATCGTCGGCACGCCCTTCGACTTCCGGATGGGCTACGGCAGGCGGCTCTCGCCGACCGCGACCGTCGTGCAGATCGACCTCGACTACCGCACCGTCGGCAAGAACCGCGACATCGACCTCGGCATCGTCGGCGACGCGGGACTCGTCCTCGCCGCCGCCGCGCAGGCCGCGTCCGGACGCCTCAACGGCGGCGCCGCCAAGCGCAAGGAGTGGCTGGAGGAGCTGCGCGCGGTGGAGGAGAAGGCGCGCGCCAAGCGGCTGCCGCAGCTCACCTCCGACGCCTCGCCCATCCACCCGTACCGGCTGGTCAGCGAGATCAACGACTTCCTCACGGAGGACTCCATCTACATCGGCGACGGCGGCGACATCGTCACCTTCTCCGGCCAGGTCGTCCAGCCCCGCAGCCCCGGCCACTGGATGGACCCCGGGCCGCTCGGCACCCTCGGCGTCGGCGTGCCGTTCGTGCTCGCCGCCAAGCAGGCCAGGCCGGACAAGGAGGTCGTCACCCTCTTCGGCGACGGCGCCTTCTCGCTCACCGGCTGGGACTTCGAGACCCTCGTCCGCTACGACCTGCCGTTCGTCGGCATCGTCGGCAACAACTCCTCGATGAACCAGATCCGCTACGGCCAGGCCGCCAAGTACGGCGTCGAGCGCGAGCGGGTCGGCAACACCCTGGGCGACGTCCCGTACGACGAGTTCGCCCGCATGCTCGGCGGCCACGGCGAAGAGGTCCGCGACCCCGCCGAGATCGGCCCCGCGCTGCGCCGCGCCCGCGAGTCCGGCAAGCCGTCGCTCGTCAACGTCTGGGTCGACCCGGACGCGTACGCCCCCGGAACCATGAACCAGACCATGTACAAGTGA
- the frc gene encoding formyl-CoA transferase, translating into MTKALEGVRVLDMTHVQSGPSATQLLAWLGADVIKLEAPAGDITRKQLRDLPDVDSLYFTMLNGNKRSITLNTKTPRGKELLTELVRRSDVLVENFGPGAVDRMGFTWERIQEINPRIVYASIKGFGEGPYTDFKAYEVVAQAMGGSMATTGFEEGPPLATGAQIGDSGTGVHTVAGILAALYQRTRTGRGQRVNVAMQHAVLNLCRVKLRDQQRLAHGPLAEYPNEDFGDEVPRSGNASGGGQPGWAVRCAPGGPNDYVYVIVQPVGWRPLTELIGRPELAEDPEWATPEARLPKLGKMFQLIEEWSSTLLKWEVLEKLNAHNIPCGPILSTKEIIEDASLRDNGIVVEVEHPERGTYVTVGSPLRLSDSPAAIRRSPLLGEHNHDIYGSELGLTAEDMAGLKTDGVI; encoded by the coding sequence ATGACGAAGGCCCTTGAGGGCGTTCGCGTCCTCGATATGACCCACGTCCAGTCCGGGCCCTCCGCCACGCAGTTGCTCGCCTGGCTCGGCGCCGACGTGATCAAGCTGGAGGCGCCCGCGGGCGACATCACCCGCAAGCAACTGCGCGACCTCCCGGACGTCGACAGCCTCTACTTCACGATGCTCAACGGCAACAAGCGCAGCATCACCCTCAACACCAAGACCCCGCGCGGCAAGGAGCTGCTCACCGAACTGGTGCGCCGCAGCGACGTGCTGGTGGAGAACTTCGGCCCCGGCGCCGTCGACCGCATGGGCTTCACCTGGGAGCGGATCCAGGAGATCAACCCGCGCATCGTCTACGCCTCGATCAAGGGCTTCGGCGAGGGCCCGTACACCGACTTCAAGGCGTACGAGGTCGTCGCCCAGGCCATGGGCGGCTCCATGGCCACCACCGGCTTCGAGGAGGGTCCGCCGCTGGCCACCGGCGCGCAGATCGGCGACTCCGGCACCGGCGTGCACACCGTCGCCGGCATCCTCGCCGCGCTCTACCAGCGCACCCGCACCGGTCGCGGCCAGCGCGTCAACGTCGCCATGCAGCACGCCGTGCTCAACCTCTGCCGGGTCAAGCTCCGCGACCAGCAACGGCTGGCGCACGGCCCGCTCGCCGAGTACCCCAACGAGGACTTCGGCGACGAGGTGCCGCGCTCCGGCAACGCCTCCGGCGGCGGCCAGCCCGGCTGGGCGGTCCGCTGCGCGCCCGGCGGTCCCAACGACTACGTGTACGTCATCGTCCAGCCCGTCGGCTGGCGGCCGCTCACCGAGCTGATCGGCCGCCCCGAGCTGGCCGAGGACCCCGAGTGGGCCACGCCCGAGGCGCGGCTGCCGAAGCTCGGCAAGATGTTCCAGCTCATCGAGGAGTGGTCGAGCACCCTGCTCAAGTGGGAGGTGCTGGAGAAGCTCAACGCGCACAACATCCCCTGCGGCCCGATCCTCTCCACCAAGGAGATCATCGAGGACGCCAGCCTGCGGGACAACGGGATCGTCGTCGAGGTCGAGCACCCCGAGCGCGGCACGTACGTCACCGTCGGCAGCCCGCTGCGGCTCTCCGACTCGCCCGCGGCCATCCGCCGCTCCCCGCTCCTCGGCGAGCACAACCACGACATCTACGGCAGCGAACTGGGCCTGACCGCCGAGGACATGGCCGGCCTCAAGACGGACGGAGTGATCTGA
- a CDS encoding acetate--CoA ligase family protein yields MDGAKDTAAVRDVLAEVRAQGRTALTAPEAKRIADAYGIAVPGEGLAGDVEEAVALADGFDGPVVLKIVSPDIVHKTDAGGVEVGLADAAAVRAAFTRIVANARAYDPAARIDGVQVQQQLPAGREVIVGAVTDPTFGKVVAFGLGGVLVEVLKDITFRLAPVTGDEAAGMLDSIRAAEVLRGVRGEPAVDRRALADQIRRVSELAADFPEIAEVDLNPVIATPGGALAADVRILLGEGEPEARPRFSREEILTAMNRLMKPRSVAVIGASNETGKIGNSVMRNLVDGGFPGDIHPVNPKADDILGRKAYKTIADVPGEVDVAVFAIPAAYVPAALEEVGRKGVPNAVLIPSGFAETGEHELQRRIVDIAAEYGVRVLGPNIYGYYSTWQDLCATFCTPYDVKGGVALTSQSGGIGMAILGFARTTKTGVSAIVGLGNKSDVDEDDLLTYFGEDDNTTCIAMHLEDLKDGRAFVEAARATVPKKPVVVLKAGRTSAGARAAGSHTGALAGDDAVYDDVLREAGVIRAPGLNDMLEYARALPVLPTPQGDDIVVITGAGGSGVLLSDAVVDNGLRLMEIPADLDEAFMRFIPPFGAAGNPIDITGGEPPATYEATIRLGLTDPRIHALVLGYWHTIVTPPMVFAELAARVVAEERAKGNVKPVVASLAGDTEVEEASAYLFEHGVVAYPYTTEKPVAVLGAKYRWARAAGLLA; encoded by the coding sequence ATGGACGGCGCCAAGGACACCGCGGCGGTCCGCGACGTGCTCGCGGAGGTACGCGCCCAGGGCCGCACCGCGCTCACCGCCCCCGAGGCGAAGCGGATCGCGGACGCGTACGGCATCGCCGTGCCCGGCGAGGGACTTGCCGGGGACGTGGAGGAGGCGGTGGCGCTGGCCGACGGCTTCGACGGGCCGGTCGTGCTGAAGATCGTCTCGCCGGACATCGTGCACAAGACCGACGCCGGGGGAGTGGAGGTCGGCCTCGCCGACGCCGCCGCCGTACGCGCGGCGTTCACGCGGATCGTCGCCAACGCCCGCGCGTACGACCCGGCCGCCCGGATCGACGGCGTCCAGGTCCAGCAGCAACTGCCGGCGGGCCGGGAGGTCATCGTCGGGGCCGTCACCGACCCCACCTTCGGCAAGGTCGTCGCGTTCGGCCTCGGCGGGGTGCTGGTCGAGGTGCTGAAGGACATCACCTTCCGGCTCGCGCCGGTGACCGGGGACGAGGCCGCCGGCATGCTCGACTCCATCCGCGCCGCCGAGGTGCTGCGCGGGGTGCGCGGCGAGCCAGCGGTCGACCGGCGGGCGCTGGCCGACCAGATCCGCCGGGTCTCCGAACTCGCCGCGGACTTCCCCGAGATCGCCGAGGTCGACCTCAACCCCGTGATCGCCACGCCCGGCGGCGCGCTCGCGGCCGACGTGCGGATCCTGCTCGGCGAGGGGGAGCCCGAGGCGCGCCCCCGGTTCAGCCGCGAGGAGATCCTGACGGCGATGAACCGGCTGATGAAGCCGCGCTCCGTGGCCGTCATCGGCGCCTCCAACGAGACCGGCAAAATCGGCAACTCGGTGATGCGCAACCTCGTCGACGGCGGCTTCCCCGGCGACATCCACCCCGTCAACCCCAAGGCCGACGACATCCTGGGGCGCAAGGCGTACAAGACCATCGCCGACGTGCCGGGCGAGGTCGACGTCGCCGTCTTCGCCATCCCCGCGGCGTACGTCCCGGCCGCCCTGGAGGAGGTGGGCCGCAAGGGCGTCCCCAACGCCGTGCTCATCCCGTCCGGCTTCGCCGAGACCGGCGAGCACGAACTCCAGCGCCGGATCGTGGACATCGCCGCCGAGTACGGCGTGCGCGTCCTCGGCCCCAACATCTACGGCTACTACTCCACCTGGCAGGACCTCTGCGCCACCTTCTGCACGCCGTACGACGTGAAGGGCGGCGTGGCGCTGACCTCCCAGTCCGGCGGCATCGGCATGGCCATCCTCGGCTTCGCCAGGACCACGAAGACCGGCGTCTCCGCGATCGTCGGCCTCGGCAACAAGTCCGACGTGGACGAGGACGACCTCCTCACCTACTTCGGCGAGGACGACAACACCACCTGCATCGCGATGCACCTGGAGGACCTGAAGGACGGCCGTGCCTTCGTCGAGGCCGCCCGCGCCACCGTGCCGAAGAAGCCCGTCGTCGTCCTCAAGGCCGGCCGTACATCCGCCGGCGCGAGGGCGGCGGGCTCCCACACCGGGGCGCTGGCCGGCGACGACGCGGTCTACGACGACGTGCTGCGCGAGGCCGGCGTGATCCGCGCGCCGGGGCTGAACGACATGCTGGAGTACGCCCGCGCGCTGCCCGTGCTGCCCACGCCGCAGGGCGACGACATCGTCGTCATCACCGGCGCCGGCGGCTCCGGGGTGCTGCTCTCCGACGCCGTGGTCGACAACGGGCTGCGGCTGATGGAGATCCCGGCCGACCTGGACGAGGCGTTCATGCGGTTCATCCCGCCGTTCGGGGCGGCGGGCAACCCGATCGACATCACCGGCGGCGAGCCGCCGGCCACGTACGAGGCGACGATCCGGCTGGGCCTGACCGACCCGCGTATCCACGCGCTGGTCCTCGGCTACTGGCACACGATCGTCACCCCGCCCATGGTCTTCGCCGAACTCGCCGCCCGCGTGGTGGCGGAGGAGCGGGCCAAGGGCAACGTCAAGCCTGTCGTGGCGTCCCTCGCGGGCGACACGGAGGTCGAGGAGGCGAGCGCGTACCTCTTCGAGCACGGGGTCGTCGCGTACCCGTACACGACCGAGAAGCCGGTCGCCGTACTGGGCGCGAAGTACCGCTGGGCGAGAGCGGCGGGGCTGCTCGCCTGA
- a CDS encoding OFA family MFS transporter, translating to MTTTEDRSVLPYREVTDRNGRTYRIGESDVDIMGRKRKWMVILPWVGMMGISSAEYAFASAEDTLHTAHNWASGHIFWMMTVWVFFQAAVAFPAGKLRETGKLPARFAMMLGATGTLLGYLSLAYAPHVVVAYIGFSMFSGMGAGMVYATCVNMVGKWYPERKGGKTGFVNGGFAYGSVPFVFLFTGYMDLTNFRWVLVSVGLFLALMVGTAGFFFKDPPKNWWPADIDPLNPPKDPRAARSLKMNPPAVKQYTPREAWATGRVTLMWFCLACTSGVNIFGIAFQVDIGEEAGFAGGIVATAMSLKAVVNGTGRGVIGWLSDLYGRKRCLIVVCIVLGLSQYGILWSADMKNLPLFLIFSSISGFGGGAIFPMFAALTADYFGENNNASNYGMVYSAKLVSGLGAGMGSVVVGAWGHSGAFLLAGSISLFAGFMALFLTPPGRPRLKDIEPNPRPISRETD from the coding sequence ATGACGACAACCGAAGACCGGTCGGTCCTCCCCTACCGGGAGGTGACCGACAGAAACGGCAGGACCTATCGGATAGGCGAGTCCGACGTCGACATCATGGGCCGCAAGCGGAAGTGGATGGTCATCCTTCCGTGGGTGGGCATGATGGGCATCAGCTCGGCGGAGTACGCGTTCGCCTCCGCCGAGGACACGCTCCACACCGCGCACAACTGGGCCAGCGGGCACATCTTCTGGATGATGACCGTGTGGGTGTTCTTCCAGGCCGCGGTCGCCTTCCCGGCCGGGAAGCTGCGCGAGACGGGGAAGCTGCCGGCCCGCTTCGCGATGATGCTGGGCGCCACCGGCACCCTGCTCGGCTATCTGTCCCTGGCGTACGCGCCGCATGTCGTGGTCGCGTACATCGGGTTCAGCATGTTCAGCGGTATGGGCGCCGGCATGGTCTACGCGACCTGCGTCAACATGGTCGGCAAGTGGTACCCGGAGCGCAAGGGCGGCAAGACCGGCTTCGTGAACGGCGGTTTCGCCTACGGCTCGGTGCCCTTCGTGTTCCTCTTCACCGGCTACATGGACCTGACCAACTTCCGCTGGGTGCTGGTCTCGGTCGGGCTCTTCCTCGCGCTGATGGTGGGCACGGCCGGGTTCTTCTTCAAGGACCCGCCGAAGAACTGGTGGCCCGCGGACATCGACCCGCTCAACCCGCCGAAGGACCCGCGGGCGGCTCGCTCGCTGAAGATGAACCCGCCCGCGGTCAAGCAGTACACCCCCAGGGAGGCGTGGGCGACGGGACGGGTGACGCTGATGTGGTTCTGCCTGGCGTGTACGTCGGGCGTGAACATCTTCGGCATCGCCTTCCAGGTGGACATCGGCGAGGAGGCCGGCTTCGCCGGCGGGATCGTGGCCACGGCCATGTCGCTCAAGGCCGTCGTCAACGGCACAGGACGCGGCGTCATCGGCTGGCTGTCCGACCTCTACGGCCGTAAACGCTGCCTGATCGTGGTGTGCATCGTGCTCGGGCTCTCCCAGTACGGCATCCTGTGGTCGGCGGACATGAAGAACCTGCCGCTGTTCCTGATCTTCTCCTCGATCTCCGGCTTCGGCGGCGGCGCGATCTTCCCCATGTTCGCGGCGCTGACGGCCGACTACTTCGGCGAGAACAACAACGCCTCGAACTACGGCATGGTCTACAGCGCCAAGCTCGTCTCCGGTCTCGGCGCGGGCATGGGCTCCGTGGTGGTCGGCGCCTGGGGGCACTCCGGCGCCTTCCTGCTGGCGGGCTCCATCTCGCTCTTCGCCGGCTTCATGGCGCTGTTCCTGACCCCACCGGGCCGCCCGCGGCTGAAGGACATCGAGCCCAACCCGCGGCCGATCAGCAGAGAGACCGACTAG
- a CDS encoding GntR family transcriptional regulator — translation MLSQGLPQGAMPRLERPGPLRERVYEALLELIITRTLPPGQHLVETELAGHLGVSRQPVREALQRLNTEGWVDLRPAQGAYVHEPTDAEADQLLVVRALLETEAARLAAANASGQGIARLEELCATGERAVAADDLEAVVAANLAFHAYVMELAGNAVLAELAAQVERRVRWYYTPVARQRGAQSWIEHRELIAAVHDRDEARAQEVMRAHTEHTRRSYHQREHDDHPR, via the coding sequence ATGCTGTCCCAGGGACTGCCCCAGGGGGCGATGCCGCGGCTGGAGCGGCCGGGCCCGCTGCGCGAGCGGGTGTACGAGGCCCTGCTCGAACTGATCATCACGCGCACCCTCCCGCCGGGACAGCACTTGGTCGAGACCGAGCTGGCCGGCCACCTCGGCGTCTCCCGCCAGCCCGTGCGCGAGGCGCTGCAGCGCCTCAACACCGAGGGCTGGGTCGATCTGCGCCCCGCCCAGGGCGCGTACGTGCACGAGCCGACCGACGCCGAGGCCGACCAGCTCCTCGTCGTCCGCGCGCTGCTGGAGACCGAGGCCGCCAGGCTCGCCGCCGCCAATGCCTCCGGCCAGGGCATCGCCCGGCTGGAGGAGCTGTGCGCGACGGGCGAACGGGCCGTGGCGGCGGACGACCTGGAGGCCGTCGTCGCCGCGAACCTCGCCTTCCACGCGTACGTCATGGAGCTGGCCGGCAACGCCGTGCTGGCCGAGCTGGCCGCCCAGGTCGAACGCCGCGTCCGCTGGTACTACACGCCGGTGGCCCGGCAGCGCGGCGCCCAGTCCTGGATCGAGCACCGCGAGCTGATCGCCGCCGTGCACGACCGCGACGAGGCCCGCGCCCAGGAGGTCATGCGTGCGCACACCGAGCACACCCGCCGCTCGTACCACCAGCGCGAGCACGACGACCACCCCCGCTGA
- a CDS encoding molybdopterin molybdotransferase MoeA encodes MTTLGTTPPPRTAPAAAPGWPEARAAALATAGPLAVRDTPLRRAHGRALAEPLTARAPLPAFDTAAMDGYAVAGPGPWTVSGRVLAGQEPPVARLAAGRALEVATGARVPEGAEAVLPYEDALRTGPSVAGAVAPGRHVRRRGEECPAGAEVLPPGAVLTPAALGLAASLGYDRVAVHRRPRVALLVTGDELVRRGTPPAGRVRDAVGPLLPGVVAWAGGAPQPVTYLPDGRPPLTAALTRAAAGADAVAVCGASSLGPADHLRPALADLGAELLVDGVACRPGHPQLLARLPGGGPPVVGLPGNPYAAFAACLTLLVPLLERLAGRTPPPPWRARLAPAPAAGSRAPAPHPRDTRLVPVTLDGTRAVPVGHDRPGLLWGAAAADAVAVLPPGGADEVELLRLPR; translated from the coding sequence ATGACGACGCTCGGAACCACTCCCCCGCCCCGCACCGCGCCCGCCGCCGCGCCGGGCTGGCCGGAGGCGCGCGCCGCCGCGCTGGCCACGGCCGGCCCGCTCGCCGTCCGCGACACCCCGCTGCGCCGGGCCCACGGGCGGGCGCTCGCCGAGCCGTTGACGGCCCGCGCGCCGCTGCCGGCGTTCGACACCGCCGCGATGGACGGCTACGCCGTGGCCGGGCCCGGGCCGTGGACCGTCTCCGGACGGGTGCTGGCCGGACAGGAGCCGCCGGTGGCGCGGCTCGCGGCCGGGCGGGCGCTGGAGGTCGCCACCGGCGCCCGGGTGCCGGAGGGCGCCGAGGCGGTGCTGCCGTACGAAGACGCCCTGCGCACCGGCCCGTCGGTGGCCGGCGCCGTGGCGCCGGGACGGCACGTGCGGCGGCGCGGCGAGGAGTGCCCGGCCGGCGCCGAGGTGCTGCCGCCGGGCGCCGTGCTGACCCCGGCGGCGCTGGGGCTCGCCGCGAGCCTCGGGTACGACCGGGTCGCCGTGCACCGCCGCCCCCGCGTCGCGCTCCTGGTCACGGGCGACGAGCTGGTGCGCCGCGGCACCCCGCCGGCCGGCCGGGTCCGCGACGCGGTGGGACCGCTGCTGCCCGGCGTCGTGGCCTGGGCCGGCGGCGCGCCGCAGCCCGTGACGTACCTGCCGGACGGCCGCCCGCCGCTGACCGCCGCGCTGACCCGGGCGGCGGCCGGGGCCGACGCCGTCGCGGTGTGCGGCGCCTCGTCCCTCGGTCCGGCCGACCATCTGCGCCCGGCGCTGGCCGACTTGGGGGCCGAACTGCTCGTCGACGGGGTGGCCTGCCGGCCCGGGCATCCGCAACTGCTGGCCCGGCTGCCCGGCGGCGGGCCGCCGGTCGTCGGCCTGCCGGGAAACCCGTACGCCGCCTTCGCCGCCTGCCTGACGCTGCTCGTACCGCTCCTGGAGCGGCTGGCGGGCCGCACTCCCCCGCCGCCCTGGCGCGCCCGGCTCGCCCCGGCCCCCGCCGCGGGCTCCCGCGCGCCCGCCCCGCACCCGCGCGACACCCGGCTCGTCCCGGTGACGCTCGACGGCACCCGCGCCGTCCCGGTCGGCCACGACCGCCCCGGGCTGCTCTGGGGCGCGGCGGCGGCGGACGCGGTGGCGGTGCTGCCGCCGGGCGGCGCGGACGAGGTGGAGTTGCTGCGGCTGCCCCGCTGA